The Candidatus Neomarinimicrobiota bacterium region AAAACCGGTTCGATATCAACCACGACTTCACCGTCAAGGGTTGCCCTCATCCGAAACACCCCGTGGGTGCTGGGATGTACCGGGCCCATATTGAGTACAAAAGGTTCAGTTTTAAGCGCCATTACCAGTAATCCTTACGTAATGGATGTCCCGGAAAACCTTCCCAGAGGAAAATACGCTTCATATTCGGATGACCTTCAAATCTAATCCCCATAAGGTCGTAAATTTCCCGTTCCTGAAAATCGGCTCCCTGCCACAGGCTAACCACTGAAGGCAAGACCGGGTTTTCCCGGTCATAACACCTGGTTTTTATCACCAGGCTGTGGTTATGCTCCAGTGAGGTTAGCTGGTAGACAACTTCAAAGTGGTCATAGTAATCAATGGCGGTAATAAAGTTGAGGTAGTTAAAATCAAGGCCCGGCGTATCTTTGAGAAAGGTGGCTACTGCCAGCAAAGAATCGGGTTTCACT contains the following coding sequences:
- a CDS encoding NADH-quinone oxidoreductase subunit C; translation: MTVALSSKEIAGQIEEKSPESIIESSQDYLVVKPDSLLAVATFLKDTPGLDFNYLNFITAIDYYDHFEVVYQLTSLEHNHSLVIKTRCYDRENPVLPSVVSLWQGADFQEREIYDLMGIRFEGHPNMKRIFLWEGFPGHPLRKDYW